The Treponema medium genome has a window encoding:
- the lepB gene encoding signal peptidase I gives MFFQRYKFTSYTERREKRFKIIRIAFIVFLLFILYQLISSYIIAAYRIQADTMQPTFSSGDMIITTPFYSTQKDIERGTLVMVEPIARPHQNFFEKTVQKIVAFFTFQLVNPFAANQPSQAKPFVRRVVGIPGDTIYMEGFVLHIKTKDGGHFLTEFEVTENDYNVKTENLPENWDTTLPFSGAYPEITLKEGEYFVLCDNRIASSDSRLWGPLQTATQIKGRILMRYWPFSRIALF, from the coding sequence ATGTTTTTTCAACGGTACAAATTTACTTCATATACTGAACGGCGGGAAAAGCGGTTTAAAATTATCCGTATCGCTTTTATTGTTTTCTTACTTTTTATACTGTATCAGCTTATCAGCTCGTATATTATCGCCGCGTATCGAATTCAAGCGGATACGATGCAGCCGACTTTTTCTTCCGGTGATATGATTATCACTACCCCTTTTTATTCCACTCAAAAAGATATTGAACGGGGTACGCTCGTAATGGTCGAACCGATTGCAAGGCCGCATCAAAATTTCTTTGAAAAAACGGTGCAAAAAATCGTTGCTTTTTTTACCTTCCAGCTGGTCAATCCCTTTGCAGCTAATCAGCCGTCGCAAGCAAAGCCTTTTGTCCGACGTGTTGTCGGCATCCCCGGCGATACAATATATATGGAAGGTTTTGTGCTGCATATTAAAACAAAGGACGGCGGACATTTCTTAACCGAGTTTGAAGTAACGGAAAACGACTATAATGTCAAAACTGAAAACCTGCCGGAAAACTGGGATACCACACTGCCGTTCTCAGGCGCTTATCCCGAAATTACGCTCAAGGAGGGGGAATACTTTGTGCTGTGCGACAACCGGATTGCCTCAAGCGATTCCCGCCTCTGGGGGCCGTTACAGACGGCAACACAGATTAAAGGACGCATCCTGATGCGGTATTGGCCGTTCTCCCGTATCGCGCTTTTCTAA
- a CDS encoding YkgJ family cysteine cluster protein has translation MIKEAEKFAGTVIYNLLMAVDSLYNDIDADQKIWKAKSPMQCPDGCGSCCVHFEPEVYEAEALYLAAWMMENQTERADRIAEADSDASIGGDGCVLFDPESPYHCTVYDGRCLICRLFGFSGDHGKDGCIRWKPCRYMAPSAVAGNAANGITGTPINGTDMVQDVQTGHQYGQEEMMRLFGTVPPYMGAASSSLLALNPDDTHPRPLRIALPAAIKKLKMLLRFITPPEPDCPSPCPLSA, from the coding sequence ATGATAAAAGAAGCAGAAAAATTTGCGGGTACTGTGATCTATAATCTTTTGATGGCAGTTGATTCGTTGTATAATGATATAGACGCAGATCAAAAAATATGGAAGGCAAAGAGTCCCATGCAGTGCCCTGACGGCTGCGGCAGCTGTTGCGTTCATTTTGAACCTGAAGTATACGAGGCGGAAGCCTTATATCTTGCAGCCTGGATGATGGAAAATCAAACTGAGCGGGCTGACCGTATTGCGGAAGCGGACAGTGATGCTTCTATCGGAGGAGACGGCTGTGTTCTGTTTGACCCTGAAAGCCCGTATCACTGCACAGTGTACGATGGTCGATGTCTGATATGCCGGTTATTCGGCTTTTCAGGTGATCATGGTAAAGACGGGTGTATCCGCTGGAAGCCATGCCGGTATATGGCACCTTCCGCAGTTGCCGGTAATGCAGCAAACGGAATTACCGGTACCCCTATCAACGGGACAGATATGGTGCAAGATGTCCAAACGGGGCATCAGTATGGGCAGGAAGAGATGATGCGGTTATTCGGAACTGTTCCGCCGTACATGGGCGCCGCTTCGTCAAGTCTTTTGGCACTGAACCCCGATGATACGCATCCTCGCCCGCTGCGGATTGCGCTCCCCGCTGCAATTAAAAAGCTGAAAAT
- the smpB gene encoding SsrA-binding protein SmpB: MDGEPIKIIAKNKKAHFDYSIEETIECGIALQGTEIKSVRDGRISFPDSFAEIIRNEVWLKNFHISEYVYSSIFNHDPDRPKKLLLHRDEIKRLTRKTEEKGYTLIPLEFYLKRGRIKVMLGICKGKKQFDKRADIKERDIKRDMQRELQLKNR; this comes from the coding sequence ATGGACGGAGAGCCGATAAAAATTATCGCAAAAAATAAAAAAGCGCATTTTGACTATTCTATCGAAGAAACAATAGAATGTGGGATTGCGCTGCAAGGTACCGAAATAAAATCGGTGCGGGACGGGCGCATTTCGTTCCCCGACTCGTTTGCCGAAATTATACGGAATGAGGTATGGCTGAAGAATTTTCATATTTCGGAATACGTTTATTCTTCAATATTTAACCATGATCCCGACCGTCCTAAGAAACTGCTGTTGCATAGAGATGAAATTAAACGATTGACCCGAAAAACGGAAGAAAAAGGCTATACGCTTATTCCGCTGGAATTTTACTTAAAACGGGGACGGATTAAGGTTATGCTCGGCATCTGTAAAGGAAAAAAGCAGTTTGATAAACGGGCTGACATAAAAGAGCGGGATATTAAACGGGATATGCAACGAGAATTGCAGCTAAAAAACAGGTGA
- a CDS encoding bactofilin family protein: MTEADKIALIDLDEEDYDTVLASDIVFDGIIKFEKPFMIKGTVQGTIQSSSDLMISEYAKVKAKINADRVIIKGEVIGNVTATTSVHVFASGKLTGDVTAPEVILDSGCFFSGICTMNRH; the protein is encoded by the coding sequence ATGACAGAAGCGGATAAAATAGCGCTGATAGATTTGGATGAAGAAGATTACGATACTGTGTTAGCTTCGGATATTGTCTTTGACGGGATCATTAAGTTTGAGAAGCCCTTTATGATAAAGGGTACCGTACAAGGAACCATTCAATCTTCAAGCGATTTAATGATTAGCGAATATGCAAAAGTAAAGGCAAAGATAAACGCAGACCGCGTTATTATTAAAGGCGAGGTCATCGGTAATGTTACCGCTACAACCTCAGTACATGTATTTGCCTCAGGGAAATTAACCGGTGATGTAACGGCGCCCGAAGTAATACTGGATAGCGGTTGCTTTTTCAGCGGCATTTGTACGATGAATCGGCACTAG
- a CDS encoding coproporphyrinogen-III oxidase family protein has product MKPSGLYIHIPFCTQKCRYCDFYSCVGFNTCRSSDAIGAVTKTQKAEFRPYHPNPQFIERILQDVRFFKERSAIESWKTVYIGGGTPSLLHPDDIRTLAAGICERQKQPVQEFTIEANPEDIHPEWLAACSEGGINRLSIGVQTFDNNVLAVNGRRGSKEKTIAALETIKRRWQGELSCDLIAGLTGQTAASLADDVQRLIDYRIEHLSLYGLCSEEPLPDTREDFISELLRENTALLAENGYIRYEVSNFSYQDKHRSLHNQIYWNMEPYTGIGPAACGTLIYEDSGGRFIAAERFEGVKDINRWMTAADRTSVYSYEHIDRNTFLEEVLLMGFRLSEGINREIFARRFGADITAFIGETLRRWEKHGQCRIESHRVYLTEEGMLFLNRFLVDALSELDTKAQCPAGKWDTLSLLCPQPAGKPLDLDG; this is encoded by the coding sequence GTGAAACCGTCCGGTCTTTACATTCATATTCCTTTTTGTACACAAAAATGCCGCTATTGCGATTTTTACTCGTGTGTAGGGTTTAATACCTGCCGTTCCTCAGATGCGATCGGCGCTGTAACAAAAACACAAAAGGCGGAATTCCGGCCATACCATCCTAATCCTCAATTTATCGAACGGATCCTGCAGGATGTCCGTTTTTTTAAAGAGCGCTCTGCTATTGAATCATGGAAAACCGTCTATATCGGCGGCGGCACGCCTTCGCTGCTGCACCCCGATGATATTCGTACACTTGCTGCAGGAATCTGTGAAAGACAGAAACAACCGGTTCAAGAATTTACAATAGAAGCAAATCCTGAGGATATTCATCCCGAATGGCTCGCAGCCTGCAGCGAAGGCGGCATCAACCGGCTTTCCATCGGCGTACAGACTTTTGATAACAACGTACTTGCTGTAAACGGACGTCGCGGTTCAAAAGAAAAAACGATAGCAGCTTTGGAGACGATAAAACGCCGATGGCAGGGTGAACTTTCCTGTGATTTAATTGCGGGATTAACAGGACAGACCGCGGCAAGCCTTGCCGACGATGTACAGCGACTGATAGACTACCGTATCGAGCACCTCTCCCTCTACGGGCTGTGCAGCGAAGAGCCGCTCCCTGATACCCGTGAAGATTTTATTTCCGAGCTTTTACGAGAGAACACCGCTCTTTTAGCCGAAAACGGGTATATCCGGTATGAGGTGTCGAATTTTTCGTATCAGGATAAGCACCGTTCCCTTCATAACCAAATCTATTGGAATATGGAACCATACACCGGAATCGGCCCTGCTGCCTGCGGCACTCTGATATATGAAGATAGTGGCGGCAGATTTATCGCAGCGGAGCGTTTTGAAGGGGTCAAAGATATTAACAGATGGATGACCGCAGCCGACCGTACTTCGGTATATTCATACGAACATATCGATCGAAATACTTTTTTGGAAGAGGTTCTGCTGATGGGATTCCGGCTTTCGGAAGGGATTAACCGAGAGATATTTGCACGGCGATTCGGTGCGGATATTACCGCCTTTATCGGAGAAACCCTCCGCCGCTGGGAAAAACACGGGCAATGCCGCATCGAATCTCATCGCGTATATCTTACAGAAGAAGGTATGCTCTTTCTTAACCGCTTTTTAGTCGATGCGCTTTCGGAACTGGATACAAAAGCACAATGCCCTGCCGGAAAGTGGGATACCCTCTCTCTTCTCTGTCCACAACCTGCCGGAAAGCCTCTTGACCTCGACGGTTAA
- a CDS encoding methyl-accepting chemotaxis protein: MDTRKKNMSLRTKILLAGVVTLCILIICACAIIGFQVYQLNIRQYDQTSSHQFSLIEQMIDLFIQNNKNTVKMLADHPTVQAADETINSYIAAKQDVIVKNTQKGSTEQEMVTLFKRIHGSYPDTAEVYFGSKWGGYATSWDGSMSAGYDPRKRSWYRQAEAADGDTIVTPAYMSTIGASVICFSRRVLSPAKEFIGCVSVEVKLEQLTSFIDSIKVGKTGYVMLFQNDGTILADPMHRDLVFTKQDNTGNAYLKIFQNVGIGTEVVTIDNVQWRVRVFSIDELGWKIAMLMQNSEILESFYRIVISMAAVGTGMLMIFFWLIFWVSRRLKGYFRKLQLIFTKMASGDLTGRFYIKKNDEIGRLMIDFNTTMDKVAGMINSLIHESKTMQHVGDDLYNNMAETASAINEISANVESIKRQAKTQASSVQKTGNVVENIIEQIQELDTDITVQANAVTQSSSAVEEMAANIVTITQTLEKNNDLIKEMYSMTRDGKNGAKMANSVAQQIAERSDALLEASVIIQNIASQTNLLAMNAAIEAAHAGETGKGFAVVADEIRKLAEESNEQGKQIGGVLKESIEIIRTLITAGNGAEQTFDKVYELATRISDQEDFITRSMQDQMNANKEVLSAIKDINITTTTVKAGSSEMLSGSGEVAREMNKLDGLTQVITNSMDEMSAGTIQINNAVVEVNDLVQKNKESIEILANKVKEFTV; encoded by the coding sequence ATGGATACGAGAAAAAAGAATATGTCCCTGCGTACTAAAATTTTACTCGCCGGTGTCGTTACGTTGTGTATTTTAATAATATGCGCTTGTGCCATAATCGGTTTTCAAGTATATCAACTGAATATACGGCAATATGATCAAACTTCATCTCATCAGTTTTCGCTTATAGAGCAAATGATCGACTTGTTCATACAGAATAATAAAAATACGGTAAAAATGCTTGCAGACCATCCTACGGTACAGGCCGCCGATGAAACAATTAATAGCTATATAGCTGCAAAACAAGACGTTATCGTAAAAAATACGCAAAAAGGCAGTACGGAGCAGGAAATGGTAACGCTGTTTAAGCGCATTCATGGAAGTTATCCCGATACTGCGGAAGTATATTTCGGATCAAAATGGGGTGGCTATGCAACCTCTTGGGACGGGAGTATGAGCGCCGGTTATGATCCTCGGAAGCGTTCATGGTACCGACAAGCAGAAGCTGCCGACGGTGATACCATTGTAACACCCGCTTATATGTCAACAATAGGTGCGTCTGTTATCTGTTTTTCTCGGCGAGTATTATCACCGGCAAAAGAATTTATTGGATGTGTGAGTGTTGAGGTAAAACTTGAGCAACTTACTTCGTTTATTGATTCGATAAAGGTCGGCAAGACAGGATATGTAATGTTGTTTCAAAACGATGGTACTATTTTAGCTGATCCGATGCATCGGGATTTAGTGTTTACAAAACAGGATAATACAGGTAATGCATATCTAAAAATTTTCCAGAATGTCGGTATCGGAACGGAAGTTGTTACTATCGATAATGTGCAATGGCGGGTACGTGTCTTTTCAATCGATGAATTGGGCTGGAAAATAGCGATGTTGATGCAAAATAGTGAGATATTGGAAAGTTTTTACCGAATTGTTATTAGCATGGCTGCCGTTGGAACAGGGATGCTGATGATATTTTTCTGGCTTATTTTCTGGGTCTCCAGACGCCTAAAAGGGTATTTTCGAAAGTTGCAGCTCATCTTTACAAAAATGGCATCCGGCGATCTGACAGGGCGATTTTATATTAAGAAAAATGATGAAATAGGTCGTTTGATGATCGATTTTAATACGACAATGGATAAAGTTGCCGGTATGATTAATTCGCTTATCCATGAATCGAAGACGATGCAGCATGTGGGAGATGATCTTTACAATAATATGGCTGAAACGGCAAGTGCGATAAACGAAATTAGTGCAAATGTAGAAAGTATTAAACGGCAAGCGAAAACTCAAGCTTCAAGTGTTCAAAAAACGGGCAATGTTGTTGAAAACATTATTGAACAAATTCAAGAACTTGATACAGACATTACAGTACAAGCAAATGCCGTTACCCAGTCTTCCTCTGCAGTTGAAGAAATGGCTGCAAATATCGTTACTATTACGCAAACGCTTGAAAAGAATAATGATTTGATAAAAGAGATGTATTCGATGACCCGTGATGGGAAAAATGGCGCTAAGATGGCAAACTCGGTAGCTCAGCAAATAGCGGAACGCTCAGATGCTCTTTTGGAAGCGAGTGTGATCATTCAGAATATTGCAAGTCAGACAAACTTGCTCGCAATGAACGCTGCTATCGAAGCCGCACATGCGGGAGAAACCGGAAAAGGCTTTGCGGTTGTTGCCGATGAAATCCGTAAACTTGCGGAAGAATCAAATGAACAAGGAAAGCAAATCGGCGGTGTTCTGAAAGAGTCTATCGAAATCATTCGTACTCTGATAACTGCCGGTAACGGCGCCGAACAGACCTTTGATAAGGTATATGAACTTGCTACCCGAATTTCCGATCAGGAAGACTTTATTACACGTTCTATGCAAGATCAGATGAATGCGAATAAAGAAGTATTGAGTGCGATTAAAGATATCAATATTACCACTACTACGGTAAAAGCCGGTTCGTCGGAAATGCTTTCGGGCAGCGGAGAAGTTGCACGTGAGATGAATAAACTGGACGGATTGACTCAGGTTATTACCAACAGCATGGACGAAATGTCTGCCGGTACTATTCAAATAAATAATGCTGTGGTAGAAGTAAATGATCTGGTACAAAAAAATAAAGAGAGTATCGAGATATTAGCGAATAAGGTAAAAGAATTTACGGTATGA
- a CDS encoding TP0183 family DNA metabolism protein, which produces MKYRGTKKVYITLLFLLISLPPALSALPGVAVYQLQAPAISEQTAQTVDNLVFSFIKELKAYTIFDLRNQSVPADFPNDPAIDYIFFGALEEVPEGIKLELILKGRKDQFTRIISKVYDNISKILLDSRLLVFNLFDFSVPLEQLARSLPQTAQNTEFGYIETVDSLAGSWKGEPGLDRVMILRGGRGMAVFSSGVSVSLDLKIDNGYLLVTQKGSLQPRQFLNLPDEIARQAVQKTNPPQWRFLVSPDKKILSGTKVDAQIQYNETAIISVKYDTATVEWLRD; this is translated from the coding sequence ATGAAATACAGAGGAACAAAGAAAGTATATATAACGCTTCTCTTTCTGCTTATCAGCCTGCCGCCGGCGCTTTCAGCGTTGCCGGGCGTTGCCGTCTACCAATTACAAGCTCCTGCAATATCTGAACAAACTGCTCAAACGGTCGATAATCTTGTCTTTTCTTTTATTAAAGAACTTAAAGCATATACTATCTTTGATTTGCGGAACCAGTCCGTACCGGCTGATTTCCCGAATGATCCGGCTATTGATTATATTTTTTTCGGCGCCTTGGAAGAGGTTCCGGAGGGAATCAAACTTGAGCTTATTTTAAAGGGGCGAAAAGATCAGTTTACCCGTATTATCTCAAAAGTATACGATAATATTAGCAAAATCCTCCTTGATTCCCGGCTGTTAGTGTTCAATCTCTTTGACTTTTCGGTTCCGCTGGAACAGCTTGCACGTTCCCTGCCGCAAACTGCGCAGAATACGGAGTTCGGATACATCGAAACCGTTGATTCGCTCGCCGGTTCATGGAAAGGGGAACCGGGGCTTGACCGCGTGATGATCTTGCGCGGCGGCCGCGGAATGGCGGTATTTTCAAGCGGCGTGTCCGTCTCGCTCGATTTAAAAATAGATAACGGATACTTGCTGGTAACGCAAAAAGGCAGTTTGCAGCCCCGCCAATTCCTCAATTTACCCGATGAGATTGCCCGTCAGGCAGTGCAAAAAACCAATCCTCCGCAGTGGCGCTTTTTGGTATCCCCCGATAAAAAAATTCTTTCAGGTACAAAGGTCGATGCGCAGATTCAATACAATGAAACGGCCATTATCAGCGTTAAATACGATACCGCAACGGTAGAATGGCTGCGCGACTAA
- a CDS encoding DUF2259 domain-containing protein has product MRKLYMIIIMAVFSAAVYAGDIANFVNLGFSADGTKFAFGQHGLQDKTYRAYAEIYAVDVGANTFLPNGIFRTSPSKQTEGKESKATFLALQNRAQVSLSKWGISETRQGRVLYAQTEATEGNQTLFFRDFQTSDEYTVVLNTKQKSKTESSFYLTVEKTKPNGTKVKKEVGRPDYVRSGVKNYAVKKILMDDTSRAIIFIIEKKEYSAAGDSFRYMVEATLIE; this is encoded by the coding sequence ATGCGGAAACTTTATATGATAATTATCATGGCGGTCTTTTCTGCTGCCGTTTATGCAGGAGATATTGCAAACTTTGTTAATTTAGGTTTTTCAGCTGATGGAACAAAGTTTGCATTCGGTCAGCACGGTTTACAGGATAAAACCTACCGTGCGTATGCTGAAATTTATGCTGTCGATGTAGGTGCCAATACCTTTCTCCCTAACGGTATTTTCAGGACATCTCCCTCAAAGCAAACGGAAGGCAAAGAGAGTAAAGCGACTTTCCTTGCACTGCAGAATAGAGCGCAGGTTTCACTGAGTAAATGGGGAATTTCCGAAACACGGCAGGGACGGGTTCTTTATGCGCAAACAGAAGCAACTGAAGGGAATCAAACACTATTCTTCCGTGACTTCCAAACCAGTGACGAGTATACGGTTGTACTGAACACAAAACAAAAATCAAAAACCGAAAGTTCATTCTATTTAACGGTGGAAAAAACAAAACCGAATGGAACCAAGGTAAAAAAAGAAGTCGGTCGTCCCGATTATGTCAGAAGCGGTGTTAAAAATTATGCCGTTAAAAAGATATTGATGGATGACACATCCCGCGCTATTATTTTTATCATCGAAAAAAAAGAATATTCCGCTGCGGGTGATTCCTTCCGCTATATGGTGGAGGCAACCTTAATCGAATAG
- a CDS encoding ATP-dependent DNA helicase, protein MHYEDEAEERVYHRLNADKIAGYLEETGSFASFFDHYEERPPQLDLTRAITHCFNDSAIGVFEAGTGVGKSLAYLLPAFEWALANKVRIVISTGTINLQHQLIDKDVPDALKILGGCGEQSEQPQAVLIKGRQNYLCLRRLMQTIQEPDLFSQEAEELAAIQKWAQTSKDGARSELPFMPAAGLWSKICSESDNCLGQRCPFYTDCFVMKLRKKAEKAALLIVNHHLLFADLASRKEGAGYASTAVLPSFNAIIFDEAHTIEEAASGFFSRTFSRYDLTRCITTLSRTKKGRAAGCLEKITAVSTKAELMPAIIAALAKTQTAYSALEARALSFCGNVSSLGFTQVPASKTAALLAACKDFYAELNILNVKLAVLITNAEPDEGSPYEEAVREGSLALHRLQDISETLENFFRWKELPDYVFWIEKYQSPVGEVPYFNQTPVDMSGLLRQAVFTPFDTVIALSATLKIGTSFSYWLGRVGLHPFSDKPVRTGTFESPFPYDKNVLLNIPTDAPAPDDEQFQQFVNTAVTKLIEMTGGKTLVLFTSYESLKQTCAYARMQLPDMELLQQGEDDRSRLLQTFKEHIDSSLFATASFWAGIDVPGEALSHVILVKLPFAVPSAPLFRARADAIEKRGGSSFMQLSVPEAVVQFRQGFGRLMRSQTDRGIVTLLDKRALVKQYGRIFIDSIPPTKQCFASLEEIVYTVENFLY, encoded by the coding sequence ATGCACTACGAAGATGAAGCGGAGGAACGAGTATATCACCGCCTTAATGCCGATAAAATAGCCGGATATCTTGAAGAAACCGGCAGCTTTGCGTCTTTTTTTGATCACTATGAAGAACGTCCTCCTCAGCTCGACCTTACCCGCGCAATAACGCATTGTTTTAACGATAGCGCAATCGGCGTCTTTGAAGCGGGAACCGGCGTCGGGAAGAGTTTAGCGTACTTGTTGCCCGCCTTTGAATGGGCGCTTGCCAACAAAGTTCGTATCGTTATCTCCACCGGTACCATCAATTTACAGCATCAGCTCATCGATAAGGATGTTCCCGACGCCTTAAAAATACTCGGTGGATGCGGCGAACAATCGGAACAGCCGCAGGCGGTGCTCATTAAGGGGCGGCAGAATTATCTCTGCTTGCGGCGGCTTATGCAAACGATACAGGAGCCGGATCTCTTTAGTCAGGAAGCGGAAGAGCTGGCTGCTATCCAAAAATGGGCGCAAACAAGCAAAGACGGCGCACGATCCGAACTCCCGTTTATGCCCGCCGCAGGGCTATGGTCAAAGATTTGCTCCGAATCGGATAACTGTCTTGGGCAGCGTTGTCCTTTTTATACCGACTGCTTTGTGATGAAGCTGCGCAAAAAGGCGGAAAAGGCGGCGCTTTTAATTGTTAATCACCATCTGCTCTTTGCCGATCTTGCCAGCAGGAAAGAAGGGGCAGGGTATGCCTCAACTGCCGTTCTGCCGTCCTTTAATGCAATCATCTTTGACGAGGCGCATACGATTGAAGAGGCGGCAAGCGGATTTTTTTCGCGTACCTTTTCCCGCTATGATTTAACCCGCTGTATTACAACGCTTTCCCGTACCAAAAAGGGAAGAGCCGCCGGCTGCCTCGAAAAAATCACTGCGGTTTCTACTAAAGCTGAACTGATGCCGGCTATTATCGCGGCTCTTGCAAAAACACAAACGGCTTACTCCGCACTGGAAGCACGGGCGCTCTCGTTTTGCGGGAATGTGAGCAGTCTCGGTTTTACACAAGTACCGGCATCAAAGACGGCGGCGCTGCTTGCCGCGTGCAAGGATTTTTATGCGGAGCTGAATATCCTCAATGTCAAACTCGCAGTGCTGATTACCAATGCCGAACCGGACGAAGGTTCTCCGTATGAAGAAGCGGTGCGGGAAGGTTCGCTCGCGCTGCACCGGCTGCAAGACATTTCCGAAACGCTCGAAAATTTTTTTCGATGGAAGGAACTGCCTGATTACGTGTTTTGGATAGAAAAATACCAAAGTCCCGTAGGAGAAGTTCCGTACTTTAATCAAACGCCGGTGGATATGTCGGGTTTGCTGAGGCAAGCGGTATTCACGCCCTTTGATACCGTCATTGCGCTTTCCGCAACGCTGAAAATCGGCACGAGCTTCTCGTATTGGCTGGGCAGGGTCGGCCTGCATCCTTTTTCCGACAAGCCGGTACGCACCGGTACCTTTGAATCACCTTTTCCGTACGACAAAAATGTACTCTTGAATATCCCGACCGATGCGCCTGCTCCCGACGATGAGCAGTTTCAGCAATTCGTGAATACCGCCGTTACCAAATTGATTGAAATGACCGGAGGAAAAACGCTCGTCCTGTTTACTTCTTACGAGTCGTTAAAACAAACCTGTGCGTACGCCCGCATGCAGCTGCCTGATATGGAGCTGTTGCAGCAGGGAGAGGACGACCGCAGCCGGCTGTTGCAAACCTTTAAGGAACATATTGACAGCAGTTTATTCGCGACCGCCTCGTTTTGGGCAGGCATCGACGTACCGGGAGAGGCGCTCAGCCATGTCATTTTGGTAAAACTACCCTTTGCCGTGCCGAGTGCGCCGCTTTTCCGCGCCCGTGCCGATGCCATCGAAAAAAGAGGCGGCAGCTCGTTTATGCAGCTGAGCGTCCCCGAAGCAGTCGTACAATTCCGGCAGGGCTTCGGCCGCCTGATGCGCTCGCAAACCGACCGCGGCATTGTAACGCTGCTCGACAAGCGAGCGCTTGTTAAGCAGTACGGGAGAATTTTTATCGACAGTATTCCTCCGACAAAACAATGCTTTGCATCTTTAGAAGAAATAGTATATACTGTCGAAAATTTTTTGTATTGA
- a CDS encoding lysophospholipid acyltransferase family protein, translating into MLGIFCLLCCINAIAGWALLNRIAYAVHRPWCKKINAHISTVVAHRIFSIFSTYLNFRFKGDYALVPQLPEQYLLISNHQSILDIVVYMNYLGGKRVRFVAKKELADHVPLVSVMLKSDGHCLVRRTGSPSQAMQAMDSFAQRVVRNNWIPILFPEGTRSKDGKVGTFHSAGFRRFLSKASMPVVVAAVDGGWNISSVTRLATNLRGGAYRVKVLKIYPAPTTKEAQLKVLEESKELIQEQLTLWRQQNR; encoded by the coding sequence ATGCTTGGAATTTTTTGCCTATTATGCTGTATCAACGCTATAGCAGGATGGGCGTTATTAAACCGTATTGCTTATGCTGTACACCGGCCGTGGTGTAAAAAAATCAATGCGCATATTTCAACCGTTGTCGCTCACCGTATTTTTTCAATTTTTTCTACTTATTTAAATTTTCGCTTTAAAGGCGATTATGCTCTTGTACCGCAGCTGCCGGAACAGTATTTACTGATTTCCAACCATCAAAGCATCTTGGATATTGTTGTGTATATGAACTATCTTGGCGGAAAGCGGGTTCGGTTTGTTGCGAAAAAAGAACTTGCAGACCATGTACCATTGGTTTCTGTTATGCTCAAAAGCGATGGGCATTGCCTTGTGCGGCGTACCGGCAGTCCCAGTCAAGCGATGCAGGCAATGGATTCATTCGCGCAGCGGGTAGTGCGCAACAATTGGATACCGATTTTATTTCCCGAAGGTACACGGTCAAAGGATGGTAAAGTCGGGACTTTTCATTCGGCAGGATTCCGGCGGTTCTTATCTAAGGCTTCTATGCCGGTAGTTGTTGCTGCAGTTGACGGCGGATGGAATATTTCTTCGGTAACACGGCTTGCGACTAACCTGCGCGGAGGTGCATACCGCGTGAAAGTGCTTAAAATATATCCTGCCCCTACAACAAAAGAAGCTCAGTTAAAAGTTTTGGAAGAAAGTAAAGAACTGATACAAGAACAGCTTACACTCTGGCGGCAGCAGAATAGGTAA